In Streptomyces asoensis, a single genomic region encodes these proteins:
- a CDS encoding GTP-binding protein has product MASAPSNTAPDAGAPGAVHRPDTARDLVKILVAGPFGVGKTTLIDSVSEIRPLHTEEHLSEASAEVDDLAGVREKSTTTVAIDFGRISLPGNVVLYLFGTPGQERFRALWDDIAYGALGALVLVDSRRLDASFDVLGLVEESGLPYAVAFNAFPDAPRHHGEERLRRALDLEPGTPMVTCDARDPDSSVDALLALVDHLIGHDTMEAR; this is encoded by the coding sequence ATGGCCTCCGCGCCCTCAAACACCGCACCTGACGCCGGCGCGCCCGGCGCCGTGCACCGGCCCGACACCGCACGCGACCTGGTGAAGATCCTGGTCGCGGGGCCGTTCGGGGTGGGCAAGACGACCCTGATCGACTCGGTGTCGGAGATCCGCCCCCTGCACACCGAGGAACACCTGTCCGAGGCCTCGGCCGAGGTCGACGATCTGGCCGGGGTGCGGGAGAAGTCGACGACGACCGTCGCCATCGACTTCGGCCGGATCAGCCTGCCGGGGAACGTCGTGCTGTATCTGTTCGGCACGCCCGGCCAGGAGCGCTTCCGCGCGCTGTGGGACGACATCGCGTACGGCGCGCTGGGCGCGCTGGTGCTCGTCGACAGCCGCCGGCTCGACGCGTCGTTCGATGTGCTGGGGCTGGTCGAGGAGAGCGGACTGCCGTACGCGGTGGCCTTCAACGCCTTTCCCGACGCGCCCCGGCACCACGGTGAGGAGCGGTTGCGGCGGGCGCTGGACCTGGAGCCCGGGACGCCGATGGTGACGTGCGACGCGCGGGACCCCGACTCCTCGGTCGACGCGCTGCTCGCGCTCGTCGACCATCTGATCGGACACGACACCATGGAGGCCCGGTGA
- a CDS encoding beta-galactosidase, with the protein MAALPARVLFGAAYYHEYRPPYGTERTEERLKTDLDLMADAHVTVIRVGESVWSTWEPENGRFDLDWLLPVLDGAHERGICVVLGTPTYAVPPWLARQYPEITGERRTGERIGWGARQEVDFTHPAFRFHAERVIRAIVARYAEHPAVIGFQVDNEPGLELFHNHGVFQRFVDHLRGTYGDVETLNREWGLVYWSHRLSTWADLWTPDGNAQPQYDVAWRAFQARQVAEFIGWQADVVREYADAGQFVTTCISYTRPAVEDDELTDRLDVTAGNPYYGMQDDLLLPDPTPDGHEQIWRTTGVWALYQTADWMYSSRQEPFLVTETNAGSIGFPWDNRPAYDGQWRQAAWALVARGARMIEYWHWNTLHFGAETYWGGVLPHTGQPGRTYAELARLGAEFERAGELVAGLEPDADITMVYSTPSKWLMQKYPPLAKPDGEPDPAAYHRFFDPFYRGAFEAGRQVRIVHARQLHDPRGPHSSAREGDGPTPEEAARRHPVLVVPALYLAADSMLDWFAAYAEAGGHLVLGPRTGYADHEARARHEAAPGRLTEVAGVRYDEFSNLVGEIPVRSAPGAPFGLPEGATATRWADALTVTDAEVLVTYDHPHFGRWPAVTSRRHGAGRVTYVGTAPGRDLARALAAWLAPAARQTWRDLPDSVTATSATAPDGRRVHVVHNWSWEPVDVTVPVDLSDVLSGAAVPVGTALGLGPWDVRVLVA; encoded by the coding sequence ATGGCGGCCCTGCCTGCCCGCGTCCTCTTCGGCGCCGCGTACTACCACGAGTACCGGCCCCCGTACGGCACCGAACGGACCGAGGAGCGCCTGAAGACCGACCTCGACCTGATGGCCGACGCGCACGTCACGGTCATCCGGGTCGGCGAGTCGGTGTGGTCCACGTGGGAGCCGGAGAACGGACGGTTCGACCTCGACTGGCTGCTGCCGGTGCTGGACGGGGCCCACGAGCGCGGCATCTGCGTGGTCCTCGGCACGCCGACGTACGCCGTGCCGCCGTGGCTGGCCCGCCAGTACCCCGAGATCACGGGCGAGCGGCGCACCGGTGAGCGGATCGGCTGGGGCGCCCGTCAGGAGGTCGACTTCACCCACCCGGCGTTCCGCTTCCACGCCGAGCGGGTGATCCGCGCGATCGTCGCGCGGTACGCGGAGCACCCCGCGGTCATCGGCTTCCAGGTGGACAACGAGCCCGGGCTGGAGCTGTTCCACAACCACGGCGTCTTCCAGCGCTTCGTGGACCATCTGCGCGGCACGTACGGCGACGTCGAGACCCTCAACCGCGAGTGGGGCCTGGTCTACTGGTCGCACCGTCTGTCCACCTGGGCCGACCTGTGGACCCCGGACGGCAACGCCCAGCCCCAGTACGACGTCGCCTGGCGCGCGTTCCAGGCCCGTCAGGTCGCCGAGTTCATCGGCTGGCAGGCGGACGTCGTGCGCGAGTACGCCGACGCCGGGCAGTTCGTCACGACGTGCATCTCCTACACCCGGCCCGCGGTGGAGGACGACGAGCTGACCGACCGCCTGGACGTCACCGCGGGCAACCCGTACTACGGCATGCAGGACGATCTGCTGCTGCCCGACCCCACCCCCGACGGCCACGAGCAGATCTGGAGGACCACCGGTGTCTGGGCGCTGTACCAGACCGCCGACTGGATGTACTCCTCCCGTCAGGAGCCGTTCCTGGTCACCGAGACCAACGCCGGCTCCATCGGGTTCCCGTGGGACAACCGCCCCGCCTACGACGGTCAGTGGCGCCAGGCCGCCTGGGCGCTGGTCGCGCGCGGCGCCCGCATGATCGAGTACTGGCACTGGAACACCCTGCACTTCGGCGCCGAGACCTACTGGGGCGGTGTGCTGCCCCATACCGGGCAGCCGGGCCGCACCTACGCCGAACTCGCCCGCCTGGGGGCGGAGTTCGAGCGGGCCGGGGAGCTGGTCGCCGGACTCGAACCGGACGCGGACATCACGATGGTGTACTCGACGCCGAGCAAGTGGCTGATGCAGAAGTACCCGCCGCTGGCCAAGCCGGACGGCGAGCCCGACCCGGCCGCCTACCACCGCTTCTTCGATCCCTTCTACCGCGGCGCCTTCGAGGCGGGGCGCCAGGTGCGCATCGTGCACGCACGCCAGTTGCACGACCCGCGCGGCCCGCACTCGTCCGCGCGGGAGGGGGACGGCCCGACGCCCGAGGAGGCCGCCCGCCGGCATCCGGTGCTCGTGGTGCCGGCGCTGTACCTGGCGGCCGACTCGATGCTGGACTGGTTCGCGGCCTACGCCGAGGCCGGCGGCCACCTGGTCCTCGGCCCGCGCACCGGCTACGCCGACCACGAGGCGCGTGCCCGGCACGAGGCGGCGCCCGGCCGGCTGACCGAGGTCGCCGGTGTCCGCTACGACGAGTTCAGCAACCTCGTCGGGGAGATCCCCGTGCGGTCCGCGCCCGGGGCCCCGTTCGGCCTTCCCGAGGGCGCGACGGCGACCCGCTGGGCCGACGCGCTGACCGTCACCGACGCCGAGGTGCTGGTCACGTACGACCATCCGCACTTCGGGCGCTGGCCCGCCGTCACCAGCCGCAGGCACGGCGCGGGCCGGGTCACCTACGTCGGCACCGCGCCGGGGCGCGACCTCGCCCGCGCCCTCGCGGCGTGGCTGGCGCCCGCCGCGCGGCAGACCTGGCGGGACCTGCCGGACTCCGTCACCGCGACGTCCGCGACCGCACCGGACGGACGACGCGTGCACGTCGTCCACAACTGGAGCTGGGAGCCGGTGGACGTCACCGTCCCCGTGGACCTCTCCGACGTGCTGAGCGGCGCCGCCGTGCCCGTGGGCACCGCCCTCGGCCTCGGTCCCTGGGACGTCCGCGTCCTCGTCGCCTGA
- a CDS encoding roadblock/LC7 domain-containing protein, with protein sequence MTSRNTGDTAWVLEPILQVPHVLAAVMLTRDGLVTGYTDALSQPSAERVAAITSTVQGACRTAAAAFADRERADVRQIVIESDLGYVLIVPTDHGTCVAAYGSGETRLDLLAHRVHSQVARLGEKAMAAASRGADDTAPE encoded by the coding sequence ATGACCAGCCGCAACACGGGCGACACGGCATGGGTGCTGGAACCGATCCTGCAGGTGCCGCACGTGCTGGCCGCCGTCATGCTGACCCGGGACGGACTCGTGACGGGCTACACCGACGCCCTGTCCCAGCCGTCGGCCGAACGGGTGGCCGCCATCACCAGCACCGTGCAGGGGGCCTGCCGGACGGCCGCCGCCGCGTTCGCCGACCGGGAGCGGGCCGACGTACGCCAGATCGTCATCGAGTCCGACCTCGGCTACGTCCTGATCGTGCCGACCGACCACGGCACCTGCGTGGCCGCGTACGGCAGCGGTGAGACGCGGCTGGACCTGCTGGCGCACCGGGTGCACTCCCAGGTGGCGCGACTGGGCGAGAAGGCCATGGCGGCCGCGTCCCGAGGAGCCGACGACACCGCGCCGGAATGA
- a CDS encoding cytochrome P450 — translation MTIHPPDRHDFARSVPVRLWDEGFAADPYGRYRALRAQGAVGWAELAPGVPAYVVTDRRAALDLLHDEETFSHDPRAWESTVPADSPVLGMMRWRPNALFADGAAHLRYRTTLIDVFDLVEPHDLRGRVHRAVRLLVGRIGPRGEADLVGDFAEPLMALVLNDLFGLPESQGDRLHSGVGKMMEGGDRAAAGEAEYAQYVLDLIAAKTERRGDDLTSRLLDHPAGLTREEVTWQVFLTLGAGYGPTANLLSNTLSRILGNPLYYSTLTDGARPVMDAVVEVLHHETPLANYGIYYVRRPVAFHGVWLREAVPVVVSYGALGILAEREATGGRHPNDASHLSWGAGAHACPVKQHTLLLVTEAIERLTQWLPDLEPVVPRDRLTWRPGPFHRSLTALPVRFSPRSPASESSGVRP, via the coding sequence GTGACCATCCATCCCCCGGACCGGCACGACTTCGCCCGCTCCGTCCCGGTGCGGCTGTGGGACGAGGGCTTCGCCGCCGATCCGTACGGCCGCTACCGGGCGCTGCGCGCGCAGGGCGCCGTCGGGTGGGCCGAGCTGGCGCCCGGGGTGCCGGCGTACGTGGTCACGGACCGGCGGGCCGCGCTGGACCTGCTGCACGACGAGGAGACGTTCTCGCACGACCCGCGCGCGTGGGAGTCGACCGTCCCCGCGGACTCCCCGGTGCTCGGCATGATGCGGTGGCGGCCCAACGCCCTGTTCGCCGACGGGGCCGCGCACCTGCGCTACCGGACCACGCTCATCGACGTGTTCGACCTGGTGGAACCGCACGACCTGCGGGGCCGGGTGCACCGGGCGGTGCGGCTGCTGGTGGGCCGGATCGGGCCGCGGGGCGAGGCCGACCTGGTCGGCGACTTCGCCGAGCCGCTGATGGCGCTGGTGCTCAACGACCTGTTCGGTCTGCCGGAGAGCCAGGGCGACCGGCTGCACTCCGGCGTGGGCAAGATGATGGAGGGCGGCGACCGGGCGGCCGCGGGAGAGGCGGAGTACGCCCAGTACGTGCTGGACCTCATCGCGGCCAAGACCGAGCGGCGGGGCGACGACCTGACGAGCCGGCTGCTGGACCATCCCGCCGGGCTGACCCGGGAGGAGGTGACCTGGCAGGTGTTCCTCACCCTGGGCGCCGGGTACGGGCCGACCGCGAACCTGCTCTCCAACACCCTGTCGCGGATCCTGGGCAACCCGCTGTACTACTCGACCCTCACCGACGGCGCCCGGCCCGTCATGGACGCGGTGGTGGAGGTGCTGCACCACGAGACACCGCTGGCGAACTACGGCATCTACTACGTCCGCAGACCGGTGGCCTTCCACGGGGTGTGGCTGCGCGAGGCGGTGCCGGTGGTGGTGTCGTACGGGGCCCTCGGCATCCTCGCCGAGCGGGAGGCGACCGGCGGCCGCCATCCCAACGACGCCTCGCACCTGTCGTGGGGCGCGGGGGCGCACGCCTGTCCGGTGAAGCAGCACACGCTGCTGCTCGTCACCGAGGCGATCGAGCGGCTCACCCAGTGGCTGCCCGACCTCGAACCCGTCGTGCCCCGCGACCGGCTGACCTGGCGGCCGGGTCCGTTCCACCGGTCCTTGACGGCGCTGCCGGTCCGTTTCAGCCCCCGCTCCCCCGCTTCCGAATCCTCAGGAGTCCGTCCGTGA
- a CDS encoding DUF742 domain-containing protein, protein MTPRPAGRPLVPAYLSTGGVARPSRSHLERLSVLVRSGEPLPAGLPAAELALLDTLEDGSLAVVEAAALLRLPVSAVRVLAADLVDRDLVLARAPIPPAERFDPDLLKRVADGLRALKHRT, encoded by the coding sequence ATGACCCCGCGCCCGGCCGGACGGCCGCTCGTCCCCGCCTATCTGTCGACCGGCGGTGTGGCCCGCCCCAGCCGGTCCCACCTGGAACGGCTGTCGGTGCTCGTCCGCAGCGGCGAGCCGCTGCCGGCCGGCCTGCCCGCCGCCGAACTCGCCCTGCTCGACACCCTGGAGGACGGCTCGCTCGCGGTGGTGGAGGCGGCCGCGCTGCTCAGGCTGCCGGTCTCCGCGGTGCGGGTGCTGGCCGCCGATCTCGTCGACCGGGACCTGGTCCTCGCCCGCGCGCCGATCCCGCCCGCCGAACGGTTCGACCCCGACCTGCTGAAGAGAGTGGCCGATGGCCTCCGCGCCCTCAAACACCGCACCTGA
- a CDS encoding RICIN domain-containing protein, which translates to MQSRRTIRMLTTVVATSAMLALPMVSARAYNPTGGTLYRLGGEPCLKGRGNCAVYPKSAQLPSGRLVASFERSTVVPASGSADGQTLPVYKSDDHGTSWQPLSEVEAPAYLSDDPRYAKYTSNWTNPYLYVLPERVGDLGKGTLLLASVVSGDDYYYKEHKAADPAWTPDNDGDRKDLAIALYSSGDEGRTWKVVGIIATGGWQGGSAGAVGRNVAAANTDRQVDPLWEPYLMVHRNKLVAYYSDENDYTGFDPVTGVPVLDPANDTAPDSHGQILVHRTWNGKSRNWSAPVVDVAGSEQDMGSGKKEIGGGRPGMTNVVPTTDGRWLLTFEYWAGGADTRYVLADDPLRFYRGSATGMGVASLPVLAGSRPLATGGSPVVVALPDGRLVYNAAGSGDVWVNDSGRGDGVWTEYRTTSPAGYSRNLQYVAGTGRIAILNNQGTSTIAHAEVDLGDSAGAYHQLLNRRTGQVIGTGNRTNDADLGNADKPDVALEDRGAAADADTQYWHVTAEPNGGVSLLNKSGGRAAAIWTGNATAGQKIGQWVDDSATGSWTLVPTTDGYYRLRSVKNTGLYLTGASAGVQLTLETSRTDGSQDWQLVR; encoded by the coding sequence ATGCAGAGCAGAAGAACGATCAGGATGCTGACGACCGTCGTCGCGACGTCCGCGATGCTGGCGCTGCCCATGGTCAGCGCGCGGGCGTACAACCCGACGGGCGGCACCCTGTACCGGCTCGGCGGCGAGCCGTGCCTGAAGGGCCGGGGCAACTGCGCCGTCTACCCGAAGTCGGCGCAGCTGCCGAGCGGGCGCCTCGTGGCGTCGTTCGAGAGGTCGACCGTCGTGCCCGCGTCGGGCAGCGCCGACGGACAGACCCTCCCGGTCTACAAGAGTGACGACCACGGAACGAGCTGGCAGCCGCTGTCCGAGGTCGAGGCGCCCGCGTACCTGTCCGACGATCCCAGGTACGCGAAGTACACGAGCAACTGGACGAACCCGTACCTGTACGTCCTTCCGGAGCGGGTCGGCGACCTCGGCAAGGGCACGCTGCTGCTGGCCAGTGTCGTGTCCGGGGACGACTACTACTACAAGGAGCACAAGGCGGCCGACCCCGCCTGGACGCCGGACAACGACGGGGACCGCAAGGATCTGGCCATCGCCCTGTACTCCAGCGGGGACGAAGGCAGGACCTGGAAGGTCGTCGGCATCATCGCCACCGGCGGCTGGCAGGGCGGCAGCGCGGGCGCGGTCGGCCGCAACGTCGCCGCCGCCAACACGGACAGGCAGGTCGACCCCCTCTGGGAGCCGTACCTGATGGTCCACCGGAACAAGCTCGTCGCCTACTACTCCGACGAGAACGACTACACGGGCTTCGACCCCGTCACCGGCGTGCCGGTCCTCGACCCGGCCAACGACACCGCCCCGGACTCGCACGGCCAGATCCTCGTGCACCGGACCTGGAACGGGAAGAGCAGGAACTGGAGCGCTCCCGTCGTCGACGTCGCCGGCTCGGAGCAGGACATGGGCAGCGGGAAGAAGGAGATCGGCGGCGGTCGGCCCGGAATGACGAACGTGGTGCCGACGACGGACGGGCGGTGGCTGCTGACGTTCGAGTACTGGGCCGGGGGCGCCGACACCAGGTACGTGCTGGCGGACGATCCCCTCCGGTTCTACCGCGGGTCCGCCACCGGCATGGGGGTCGCCTCGCTGCCGGTCCTCGCCGGTTCGCGGCCGCTCGCCACGGGCGGCAGCCCGGTCGTCGTCGCGCTCCCCGACGGGCGCCTGGTCTACAACGCGGCCGGGAGCGGCGACGTCTGGGTCAACGACAGCGGTCGCGGCGACGGCGTGTGGACGGAGTACCGGACCACCTCGCCCGCCGGCTACAGCCGCAACCTCCAGTACGTGGCGGGGACCGGCCGGATCGCGATCCTCAACAACCAGGGCACGTCCACGATCGCCCACGCGGAGGTCGACCTCGGCGACTCGGCCGGCGCGTATCACCAGCTCCTGAACCGCAGGACCGGCCAGGTGATCGGCACCGGCAACAGGACCAACGACGCGGACCTCGGCAACGCGGACAAGCCGGACGTCGCCCTGGAGGACCGCGGCGCGGCAGCTGACGCCGACACCCAGTACTGGCACGTGACGGCCGAACCGAACGGCGGCGTGAGCCTGCTGAACAAGTCGGGCGGCCGCGCCGCGGCGATCTGGACCGGCAACGCCACGGCCGGCCAGAAGATCGGGCAGTGGGTGGACGACAGCGCCACCGGCAGCTGGACCCTCGTCCCGACCACCGACGGGTACTACCGGCTCCGGTCCGTCAAGAACACCGGCCTGTACCTCACGGGGGCCTCCGCCGGAGTGCAGCTGACCCTGGAGACCTCGCGCACGGACGGCTCCCAGGACTGGCAGCTCGTCCGCTAG
- a CDS encoding sensor histidine kinase, translating into MMELPDLVAGGLAAGTLSALALGGSLLRLRRQLTRQRAETAALRTQLDGSIRAFTAEVEHLADRRVPAAARQVAHPHLPEPGPLQPLTAGTSLGTALENVVLALQSEVAAQRTRVDAAAQAGMRGATREIQAALYRLQDALRGLQQRYDDPELAQTLFRLDHENEQSLRRAQVTAVVCGAWVGLAREESHLVDAVTGGQARLAGYHRVRVHNHLETGTALVSHAVEPVAIIVAELLDNALRHSAPDTDVVVSLEHVHHGVCVTVDDAGLGMTRDERDRAQRLVAGDDLILLTDLGDPPRMGLAAVGRLTRQFDLSVDVSSASPYGGVRAVLRVDSHLLSRLDPADRPPAASAPRTTRRTDGERPSPVPSHAYGTEAGAPEAAPGHQESPETDGLPQRRRRGRAAPPAPAPAPGPLAAEGPGRSPEQAAAALGALQSGTAAARAAASAAADGRATVPAARTAPDALIAPEGPTGPSDGTDRTDRTDRTDGTEPAGAADGAHGTAHSGPTHPAGDSGRADRAGNTDHTGHRNDTDDEGGAAR; encoded by the coding sequence ATGATGGAATTACCGGACCTCGTGGCCGGCGGACTGGCCGCCGGCACCCTGTCCGCGCTCGCCCTAGGCGGCAGTCTGCTGCGGCTGCGGCGGCAACTGACCCGCCAGCGGGCCGAGACAGCCGCGCTGCGCACCCAACTCGACGGATCCATACGGGCGTTCACGGCGGAGGTCGAACACCTGGCCGACCGGCGCGTGCCCGCCGCGGCCCGCCAGGTGGCCCATCCGCACCTGCCCGAACCGGGCCCGCTCCAGCCGCTGACCGCCGGCACCTCCCTGGGCACCGCGCTGGAGAACGTGGTGCTGGCCCTCCAGTCCGAGGTGGCGGCCCAGCGCACCCGGGTCGACGCCGCCGCACAGGCCGGCATGCGGGGCGCGACCAGGGAGATCCAGGCGGCCCTCTACCGGCTCCAGGACGCCCTGCGCGGACTCCAGCAGCGCTACGACGACCCCGAGCTGGCGCAGACCCTGTTCCGGCTCGACCACGAGAACGAGCAGTCCCTGCGCCGCGCGCAGGTCACCGCCGTGGTGTGCGGGGCCTGGGTCGGACTGGCGCGCGAGGAGTCCCACCTGGTGGACGCGGTGACCGGCGGTCAGGCCCGGCTCGCGGGGTACCACCGGGTTCGGGTCCACAATCACCTGGAGACCGGCACCGCCCTCGTCTCGCACGCCGTCGAGCCGGTGGCCATCATCGTCGCCGAACTGCTCGACAACGCCCTCAGGCACTCCGCGCCGGACACCGACGTCGTGGTGAGCCTGGAACACGTCCACCACGGCGTGTGCGTCACCGTCGACGACGCCGGCCTCGGCATGACGCGCGACGAACGCGACCGGGCGCAGCGGCTGGTGGCGGGGGACGACCTCATCCTGCTGACCGACCTCGGCGATCCGCCGCGCATGGGGCTGGCCGCCGTCGGCCGGCTCACCCGGCAGTTCGACCTGAGCGTGGACGTGTCCTCGGCATCCCCCTACGGCGGGGTGCGCGCGGTGCTGCGGGTCGACAGCCATCTGCTCAGCCGCCTGGACCCGGCGGACCGCCCGCCGGCCGCGAGCGCGCCGCGCACCACCCGCCGCACGGACGGCGAACGCCCTTCCCCCGTCCCCTCCCACGCCTACGGGACGGAGGCCGGCGCCCCCGAGGCGGCCCCCGGGCACCAGGAGTCGCCGGAGACCGACGGCCTGCCGCAGCGCCGCCGCCGCGGCAGGGCCGCCCCGCCCGCGCCGGCACCCGCACCCGGTCCGCTCGCCGCGGAGGGTCCGGGGCGCAGCCCTGAGCAGGCGGCGGCCGCGCTCGGCGCGCTGCAATCCGGCACGGCGGCGGCCCGCGCCGCGGCGAGCGCCGCCGCCGACGGCCGCGCGACCGTCCCGGCCGCGCGCACCGCCCCGGACGCCCTCATCGCCCCGGAAGGCCCCACCGGCCCGTCCGACGGCACCGACCGCACCGACCGCACCGACCGCACCGACGGAACGGAACCCGCCGGTGCGGCGGACGGCGCCCACGGGACCGCGCACAGCGGACCGACTCACCCCGCCGGGGACTCCGGCCGGGCCGACCGGGCCGGGAACACCGACCACACCGGCCACCGCAACGACACCGACGACGAAGGGGGAGCGGCCAGATGA
- a CDS encoding cytochrome P450 family protein: MTVTDRIVLDPFGADVHAESARLRALGPIVPVELPGGIPAWAPTGYEALKALILDPRVSKDPRQHWRQWPEVGERPSWGWILGWVGVINMLSTYGTDHARLRKLVAPSFTHRRTETMRTRVEAITAELLDVLEKGGDTADLKASFAHPLPMRIVCELFGVPEEMREAHVRLVAAIMDTTDPSPEHAAFVQEQIGSVLGGLIAYKSEHPGDDMTTELIRVRDEEGDRLSGEELLYTLLLVIGAGFETTVNLIGNAAVALLRRPEQLAAVRRGEIGWDAVVDETLRVHPPIATLPLRFAVEDITVGDVTIAAGDAVITTYAAANADPAHYGADADVFDAARAADDHLAFGIGVHRCIGAPLARMEALTALPALFDRFPGIRLDGGAGELRQVPSFIASGWQEIPVRLRD, translated from the coding sequence GTGACCGTGACCGACCGCATCGTCCTCGACCCGTTCGGCGCCGATGTGCACGCCGAGAGCGCCCGGCTGCGCGCCCTGGGCCCGATCGTGCCCGTGGAGCTGCCCGGCGGCATCCCGGCCTGGGCCCCCACCGGGTACGAGGCACTCAAGGCGCTGATCCTGGACCCACGGGTCAGCAAGGACCCGCGGCAGCACTGGCGGCAGTGGCCCGAGGTCGGCGAACGCCCTTCCTGGGGCTGGATCCTGGGCTGGGTGGGCGTGATCAACATGCTCTCCACCTACGGCACGGACCACGCGCGGCTGCGCAAGCTGGTGGCGCCGAGCTTCACCCACCGGCGCACCGAGACGATGCGCACGCGGGTGGAGGCGATCACCGCGGAACTGCTGGACGTGCTGGAGAAGGGCGGCGACACGGCCGACCTCAAGGCCTCCTTCGCCCACCCGCTGCCGATGCGGATCGTCTGCGAACTGTTCGGCGTGCCGGAGGAGATGCGGGAGGCGCACGTCCGCCTCGTCGCGGCCATCATGGACACCACCGACCCGTCCCCGGAGCACGCCGCGTTCGTGCAGGAGCAGATCGGCTCGGTGCTCGGCGGGCTCATCGCGTACAAGAGCGAGCACCCCGGCGACGACATGACGACCGAACTGATCCGGGTGCGCGACGAGGAGGGCGACCGGCTCAGCGGTGAGGAACTGCTGTACACGCTGCTGCTGGTGATCGGCGCCGGTTTCGAGACCACCGTGAACCTCATCGGGAACGCGGCGGTGGCGCTGCTGCGCAGGCCCGAGCAGCTGGCGGCGGTGCGGCGGGGCGAGATCGGCTGGGACGCGGTCGTCGACGAGACGCTGCGCGTGCACCCGCCGATCGCCACGCTGCCGCTGCGGTTCGCCGTGGAGGACATCACGGTCGGCGACGTCACGATCGCGGCCGGGGACGCCGTCATCACGACGTACGCGGCGGCCAACGCGGACCCGGCGCACTACGGGGCGGACGCGGACGTGTTCGACGCGGCGCGCGCGGCGGACGACCACCTGGCGTTCGGTATCGGTGTGCACCGGTGCATCGGGGCCCCGCTGGCCCGGATGGAGGCGCTCACGGCGCTGCCCGCGCTGTTCGACCGCTTCCCGGGGATCCGGCTGGACGGCGGGGCCGGGGAGCTGCGTCAGGTGCCCTCGTTCATCGCGAGCGGCTGGCAGGAGATCCCGGTCCGGCTGCGGGACTGA
- a CDS encoding ArsR/SmtB family transcription factor: MQVPLYQAKAEFFRMLGHPVRIRVLELLQGGPVAVRDLLAEIEIEPSSLSQQLAVLRRSGIVVSIREGSTVSYALAGGDVAELLRAARRILTELLAGQNELLAELRQADPPLPVPGAAPRPRDGAGVSGLGFPSGTS, from the coding sequence ATGCAGGTTCCCCTCTACCAGGCCAAGGCCGAGTTCTTCCGCATGCTCGGGCACCCGGTCCGCATCAGGGTCCTCGAACTGCTCCAGGGCGGCCCCGTCGCCGTACGGGACCTGCTCGCCGAGATCGAGATCGAACCGTCCAGCCTGTCCCAGCAGCTGGCGGTGCTGCGCCGCTCCGGGATCGTGGTGTCGATCCGGGAGGGCTCGACGGTCAGTTACGCGCTCGCCGGCGGCGACGTGGCCGAACTGCTGCGGGCCGCGCGCCGCATCCTCACCGAACTGCTGGCGGGACAGAACGAGTTGCTGGCGGAACTGCGCCAGGCCGACCCGCCGCTTCCGGTACCGGGGGCGGCCCCGCGCCCCCGTGACGGGGCGGGGGTGAGCGGCCTCGGGTTTCCTTCAGGTACGTCCTGA